From a single Novipirellula caenicola genomic region:
- a CDS encoding SDR family NAD(P)-dependent oxidoreductase, which produces MNIDLSEKVVVITGGSEGIGKGIAVETAKCGAKVAVIARDKDELQDVVDAIESDGGTAFLATADVTNSSEMKAAIEKIVDHFGRLDGLVANAGTNGKWAPIDELTPEEWRSTIDVNLTGTYLAVHHCVPHLRRQGSGSIVIMSSINGTRTFSNEGASAYAASKAGQFALAKMLALELAPAKIRVNVICPGAIESEIHDKTERQHLEKIETPVEFPEGNIPLTGGEFGTPTQVAYLAAFLLSNLSDHITGTPVWIDGGQSLIV; this is translated from the coding sequence ATGAACATTGATTTGAGCGAGAAGGTGGTCGTGATCACCGGTGGTAGTGAAGGGATTGGAAAGGGAATTGCGGTCGAAACTGCCAAGTGCGGCGCGAAAGTCGCCGTGATCGCTCGAGACAAAGATGAGTTGCAAGATGTCGTTGATGCGATCGAATCCGATGGCGGAACGGCGTTTTTGGCAACAGCCGATGTGACGAACTCATCGGAAATGAAAGCGGCTATCGAAAAGATCGTGGACCACTTTGGACGACTTGACGGTTTGGTCGCCAATGCAGGCACCAATGGGAAATGGGCGCCGATTGATGAGCTAACACCGGAGGAGTGGCGGAGTACGATTGATGTCAATCTGACCGGTACCTATCTCGCGGTTCATCATTGTGTTCCCCACCTGCGGCGACAAGGCAGCGGCAGCATCGTTATCATGTCATCAATCAATGGCACCCGTACGTTCAGCAACGAAGGGGCGTCGGCGTATGCGGCAAGCAAAGCGGGTCAGTTTGCCCTCGCCAAAATGCTGGCATTGGAATTGGCGCCGGCAAAAATTCGCGTCAACGTGATCTGTCCGGGAGCGATTGAATCGGAGATCCATGATAAAACCGAACGCCAACATCTGGAGAAAATCGAAACCCCTGTCGAGTTTCCCGAGGGCAACATTCCGCTGACGGGTGGCGAATTTGGAACACCCACCCAGGTCGCCTACCTCGCCGCGTTCCTATTGAGTAATCTCTCCGATCATATCACCGGCACGCCTGTATGGATTGACGGAGGCCAATCGTTAATCGTTTAG
- a CDS encoding serine hydrolase domain-containing protein yields the protein MKTVSYFAGVLCCFLVAAGPLPAEHNAAAKKTPHILAPQDHNMLRKHLDESVLRGEVPGGALLLVHEGQTVFKDGFGFRHIKHGKPFTADTPFHVASISKPIIATLVVKLAAERRLDLDRPIDAYLHEMSDLVLESGERPVTIPTLRQCLSHTAGFRSDYDEGGRPWLRLRGQGMTLADAVTDEAKIPMPIHPGTEFAYSGIGYDIAGRIVELSTGSSLETAIQTELFEPLGMTQTTYYPDEETAEQMADFYWLWRSDGKFRRKLPPPPIPAGKYKSVGGGIVSTLDDLSKFMLLHQNHGVHDGKTFIPRDAIEQMYRGDRPGKFYGLGFMLKSTGKDGLANQISHSGSSGTLMWLDRQRQSIGVLATQHRFSDGKKMPESQKRIPADAPTWQATTKKEVLDPLMDRLQKSNERLVGAPQRKP from the coding sequence ATGAAGACTGTGAGCTATTTTGCGGGCGTGCTGTGCTGTTTCTTGGTGGCTGCTGGCCCGTTGCCAGCCGAACACAATGCGGCAGCGAAGAAAACACCCCACATCCTGGCTCCTCAAGATCACAACATGCTCCGTAAACATTTGGACGAAAGCGTGCTGCGTGGCGAAGTTCCTGGGGGCGCCTTGTTGCTGGTGCACGAGGGCCAGACGGTTTTCAAAGACGGATTCGGGTTTCGCCATATCAAACACGGCAAACCCTTTACCGCGGACACGCCGTTTCACGTCGCTTCGATTTCTAAACCGATCATCGCCACGCTTGTCGTGAAGCTTGCCGCGGAGCGGCGATTGGATTTGGACCGTCCGATCGATGCGTATCTACATGAAATGAGTGACCTGGTGCTCGAGTCCGGCGAGCGACCCGTAACCATACCGACGCTGCGTCAATGTCTCAGTCACACCGCTGGCTTTCGCTCGGACTATGACGAGGGAGGACGTCCGTGGCTGCGACTTCGAGGTCAAGGGATGACGCTGGCCGATGCGGTCACCGACGAAGCCAAGATACCGATGCCGATCCATCCCGGTACCGAATTTGCCTACAGCGGGATTGGATACGATATCGCGGGCCGAATCGTCGAATTGTCGACCGGCAGTTCACTTGAAACCGCGATTCAAACGGAGTTGTTCGAGCCGCTGGGGATGACGCAGACGACGTACTATCCCGACGAAGAGACTGCCGAACAGATGGCCGATTTTTACTGGCTCTGGCGATCGGACGGAAAGTTTCGCCGCAAGCTGCCTCCGCCGCCCATTCCAGCGGGGAAATACAAGTCCGTCGGTGGCGGGATTGTTTCGACACTCGACGATTTGAGCAAGTTCATGTTGTTGCACCAGAATCATGGGGTGCATGATGGCAAAACGTTCATCCCACGTGATGCGATCGAACAGATGTATCGCGGCGATCGACCGGGCAAGTTCTATGGACTTGGCTTTATGCTCAAATCCACCGGCAAAGATGGGCTGGCGAACCAGATTTCGCATTCGGGATCGAGCGGGACGTTGATGTGGCTGGACCGACAACGGCAGAGTATCGGCGTGTTGGCGACTCAGCATCGTTTCAGCGATGGAAAGAAAATGCCTGAGTCGCAAAAACGAATCCCTGCCGATGCACCGACATGGCAAGCGACCACCAAGAAAGAGGTTCTGGACCCGTTGATGGATCGACTGCAAAAGTCGAACGAGCGTCTAGTGGGTGCCCCGCAACGAAAACCGTAA
- a CDS encoding type I restriction endonuclease, which yields MDLLDSLQLLSSRLEQLLPSIKTEEATKNALIMPLLNSLGYNVFDPTEVVPEFVADVGTKKGEKVDYAIFIDGKVTLLVECKPVGAPLSLNHASQLYRYFSVTDARFAVLTDGLRYLFYSDLESPNRMDEKPFFEFDVREFDERSVSELKKFSKPLFNLENILSTASELKYAQQIQNLIANEFENPTDEFVRLFASQVYTGRITSSVQDQFRLLVKSALREFLRERLTTRLRSAIDGVSSEAIVAGISSPATEESDDNADGIETTVEEIEAFHIVRAILAKVIDPGRVVMRDTKSYCGVLLDDNNRKPICRLRFNYSQKYIGLFGSDKSETRESIECLTDIYQFADHLIETVQAYDQRLSKVSEATSLQEQEAAE from the coding sequence ATGGATCTATTAGATTCGCTGCAATTGTTGTCTTCGCGTCTAGAACAGTTGTTGCCCAGCATCAAGACGGAAGAAGCAACCAAAAACGCGTTAATTATGCCGTTGCTAAATTCGCTTGGTTACAACGTGTTTGATCCAACGGAAGTGGTTCCAGAATTTGTTGCCGATGTCGGAACCAAGAAGGGCGAGAAAGTTGACTACGCGATCTTTATCGATGGCAAAGTGACTCTGTTGGTTGAATGTAAGCCTGTCGGGGCACCGTTGAGTCTTAATCACGCAAGCCAGCTATATCGCTATTTCTCAGTGACCGATGCGAGGTTTGCTGTTTTGACGGATGGTTTGCGGTATTTGTTTTACAGCGATTTGGAATCGCCAAATCGTATGGACGAGAAACCTTTTTTCGAGTTCGATGTCCGTGAGTTTGACGAGCGATCGGTTTCGGAGTTGAAGAAATTCTCGAAGCCGCTATTTAACCTTGAAAATATCCTCAGTACGGCGAGTGAGCTTAAATATGCACAGCAAATTCAGAACTTAATCGCCAACGAGTTTGAAAATCCAACGGATGAGTTTGTGCGATTGTTTGCGTCGCAGGTCTACACGGGGCGCATTACATCGAGTGTGCAAGATCAATTTCGTTTGCTCGTCAAATCGGCGCTCCGAGAGTTCCTGCGTGAGCGTCTGACGACGCGGCTTCGTTCTGCTATTGATGGAGTGTCATCGGAAGCGATTGTTGCTGGAATATCGAGTCCGGCTACCGAAGAATCCGACGATAATGCAGATGGGATCGAGACCACGGTCGAAGAAATCGAGGCGTTTCATATCGTGCGAGCGATCCTTGCAAAAGTGATCGACCCGGGGCGAGTGGTGATGCGCGATACGAAAAGCTATTGTGGTGTTTTGCTCGATGACAACAACCGCAAGCCGATTTGTCGGTTGAGGTTTAACTACTCGCAGAAATATATTGGCTTATTCGGTTCGGATAAATCAGAGACTCGCGAAAGCATTGAATGTTTGACTGACATCTATCAATTTGCGGATCACCTTATCGAGACCGTGCAAGCTTACGACCAGCGACTTAGTAAGGTTTCCGAGGCAACCAGCCTGCAAGAACAAGAAGCCGCCGAGTGA
- the tnpA gene encoding IS200/IS605 family transposase has product MSSHHGILVHVVFSTKYRKPLLHSDWLDDLFAYIGGTIKEHKAVLLKSGGIEDHVHLLLKIHPTFAIAATIQLLKANSSKWINEQKWLKNKFQWQLGYGAFSVSQSMANEVKAYIAGQREHHRKRTFRDEYLAMLKKHAIEFDPRYVFEQEIVG; this is encoded by the coding sequence ATGTCATCTCATCACGGTATTCTTGTGCATGTCGTTTTTTCAACCAAATATCGTAAGCCACTTCTTCACTCAGATTGGTTAGACGACCTCTTCGCTTACATCGGAGGAACAATAAAGGAGCACAAAGCCGTACTACTGAAGTCGGGCGGAATTGAAGATCACGTTCATTTGTTGCTTAAGATCCATCCCACGTTTGCAATCGCTGCGACCATTCAATTGCTAAAAGCAAACTCATCGAAGTGGATCAACGAGCAAAAATGGTTGAAAAACAAATTCCAATGGCAACTTGGTTACGGTGCATTCTCAGTCAGTCAATCGATGGCGAATGAAGTCAAGGCGTACATTGCGGGTCAACGGGAACATCATCGCAAACGGACCTTCCGCGATGAGTACCTAGCAATGCTCAAGAAACATGCAATCGAATTTGATCCACGCTACGTCTTCGAACAGGAAATCGTTGGGTGA
- a CDS encoding tRNA-uridine aminocarboxypropyltransferase: MPALQTRPSKDAEPRCYRCFRPAEACFCDVIPEVDNQTDVLILQHRRERFHPFNTARIVNQSLRRCDLMTEHNVDLNRRFDSLPLSDRVGVLYPGNDAKLLSELSPSERPEQLIVIDGTWHHAKTLMRDIPRLQTLPRYRLAPATPGRYRIRREPNEHALSTLEATVSALRAIEPETEGLDRLLGAFERMVDDQLNHTPSATNWRANQSRRRGSANVPRVLTRELENVVVAYGEQEKGERLDRGARRGVRNRFRAKPILWTAERLVSGERFECMIETDSGLDSDFLGRLQLTEHDFANAVSVDTFREQWRAFLRPTDHVAVYHSNTAKLLRNVDAEFSDTLILKSIHMKSHTKSDSLESFLVDQAIQAQVDGSSRASLRLANAVAFAKHLSQHETTPQP, encoded by the coding sequence ATGCCTGCTCTGCAAACCCGACCCTCCAAGGACGCTGAACCACGTTGCTATCGCTGTTTCCGGCCCGCCGAGGCCTGTTTCTGCGACGTGATTCCCGAGGTCGATAACCAAACCGACGTGTTGATTTTGCAGCATCGCCGCGAGCGGTTTCACCCGTTCAACACCGCCCGCATTGTCAATCAATCGCTCCGCCGCTGTGATTTGATGACCGAGCACAACGTCGACCTCAACCGGCGGTTCGATTCACTGCCGCTGTCTGATCGCGTCGGTGTGTTGTACCCCGGCAACGATGCGAAATTGTTGAGCGAACTTTCGCCTTCCGAACGTCCCGAGCAATTGATCGTGATCGACGGCACATGGCATCACGCCAAAACGTTGATGCGGGATATCCCTCGACTGCAAACATTGCCGCGGTACCGATTGGCACCGGCAACCCCTGGCCGCTATCGAATCCGCCGCGAGCCGAACGAACATGCGCTATCGACGCTCGAAGCCACCGTGTCAGCATTGCGGGCGATCGAGCCCGAGACCGAGGGGCTTGATCGGTTGCTTGGTGCGTTCGAGCGGATGGTCGATGACCAACTCAATCACACCCCGTCAGCCACCAATTGGCGAGCCAACCAATCGCGGCGTCGCGGTTCGGCCAACGTGCCACGCGTTTTGACACGCGAGCTCGAGAATGTCGTCGTCGCCTACGGCGAGCAAGAGAAGGGAGAGCGGCTGGATCGCGGAGCACGCCGAGGAGTGCGCAATCGTTTCCGCGCCAAACCGATCCTGTGGACTGCCGAGCGGCTGGTCAGTGGCGAGCGATTTGAGTGCATGATCGAAACCGACTCGGGGCTCGACAGTGATTTTCTCGGTCGTCTGCAGTTGACCGAGCATGACTTCGCCAATGCCGTCTCGGTCGATACCTTTCGCGAGCAGTGGCGAGCATTCTTGCGACCGACCGACCACGTTGCTGTGTATCATTCGAACACTGCAAAGTTGCTGAGGAACGTCGATGCCGAGTTTTCCGACACCTTGATCCTAAAGTCGATACATATGAAGTCGCACACCAAATCCGATTCACTCGAGTCGTTCTTGGTCGACCAAGCGATCCAGGCTCAAGTGGACGGCAGTTCCCGAGCATCGCTACGGCTCGCCAACGCCGTCGCCTTCGCAAAGCACCTCAGCCAACACGAGACCACCCCGCAACCCTAG
- a CDS encoding PQQ-binding-like beta-propeller repeat protein, whose product MNRSIWIAGLASLLCLSQWMTADVHADNWAHWRGPTGNGVAPGANPPVEFDSHKNVKWKVKIPGRSSGSPVVWEDRVFVVTSEPASNANRAGGLPRLSFKLLCFDRGTGNLVWDAVATTSTPHEPTHATNSFASASPCTDGEHVHAHFGSRGLYCYTMDGQLVWKRDDFGKMQTRNSFGEGSSPTIEGEMILLPWDHEGDSALYALDKRTGKTIWKTERDEPTGWATPLVVPSDGKKQVIMNGDTTARSYDLETGNELWSCGGQTERPAASPVYADGIVYIGSGFRGAFLGAFELDGRGDIAGTRNVVWHLDRDTPDIASPLLSSGRIYFYKGKSGLLSCVDAKTGKLFYSTQRLPGLQNIYASPVAAGGYVYLFDRSGSVVVIEDSPTLKVVATSSMGETVDATPAIVDNEMFIRGEEHLFCIAK is encoded by the coding sequence ATGAATCGTTCTATTTGGATTGCCGGACTGGCAAGCTTGCTATGTCTTTCGCAGTGGATGACCGCGGATGTCCACGCCGACAATTGGGCTCATTGGCGTGGGCCAACGGGTAACGGAGTCGCGCCCGGTGCCAATCCGCCGGTTGAATTCGATAGCCACAAAAACGTGAAATGGAAAGTCAAAATTCCAGGTCGCAGCTCGGGTTCGCCGGTGGTGTGGGAGGATCGTGTCTTTGTCGTCACCAGCGAACCGGCGAGCAATGCGAATCGCGCAGGCGGACTGCCTCGTTTGAGTTTCAAACTGCTGTGTTTTGATCGCGGGACCGGCAACTTGGTTTGGGACGCGGTCGCCACCACGTCGACGCCTCATGAACCGACGCATGCAACCAACAGTTTTGCATCCGCGTCGCCCTGTACCGACGGCGAGCACGTTCACGCGCATTTTGGTTCGCGCGGCCTGTACTGCTACACAATGGACGGCCAGCTGGTGTGGAAGCGTGACGATTTTGGCAAGATGCAAACGCGGAATTCGTTTGGCGAAGGCAGCTCGCCCACGATCGAAGGCGAGATGATCTTGTTGCCGTGGGACCACGAAGGTGACTCGGCGCTGTACGCGTTGGACAAGCGAACGGGCAAGACGATTTGGAAAACCGAACGCGACGAACCCACCGGCTGGGCCACGCCGCTGGTGGTTCCGTCAGATGGCAAAAAACAAGTGATCATGAATGGTGATACCACCGCTCGCAGCTATGACTTGGAAACCGGCAACGAGTTGTGGTCGTGCGGGGGTCAAACCGAGCGTCCTGCAGCGAGTCCGGTGTACGCCGATGGAATCGTTTACATTGGCAGCGGATTTCGTGGTGCGTTCTTGGGCGCATTCGAGCTGGACGGCCGCGGCGACATCGCAGGAACCCGCAACGTGGTGTGGCACTTGGATCGCGACACGCCTGATATCGCTTCACCGTTGCTGTCGTCTGGACGCATCTATTTCTACAAAGGCAAATCGGGATTGTTGTCGTGCGTCGACGCCAAGACGGGGAAACTGTTTTACAGCACGCAGCGATTGCCAGGACTGCAGAACATCTATGCATCCCCCGTTGCCGCAGGAGGCTATGTCTATCTGTTCGATCGCAGCGGGTCGGTCGTGGTGATCGAAGATTCGCCGACGCTAAAGGTGGTGGCGACGAGTTCGATGGGCGAGACCGTAGATGCTACGCCCGCGATCGTTGACAACGAGATGTTCATCCGTGGCGAAGAACATCTGTTTTGCATTGCGAAGTAG
- a CDS encoding putative molybdenum carrier protein produces the protein MTKKKSSQIKHAAKPQLWPSMIISGGQTGVDRAGLDVAIALGIGHGGWCPAGRLSEDGSIPSRYELQEMPSSDYPARTEQNVIDSDATLILYETKLGSGTRLTRRICDRLGKAYLLVRLPVDQPAMIASWLAKQKPATLNIAGPRESTSPGIYERSFAFLIDVFNEHP, from the coding sequence ATGACCAAAAAGAAGTCGTCACAAATCAAACACGCCGCCAAACCACAACTTTGGCCATCCATGATCATCTCTGGAGGCCAAACCGGGGTCGATCGAGCCGGGTTGGACGTCGCGATCGCGTTGGGGATTGGTCATGGCGGTTGGTGCCCGGCAGGCCGCTTGTCCGAAGACGGCAGCATCCCCAGTCGCTATGAGTTGCAAGAGATGCCATCGAGCGACTATCCCGCACGGACCGAGCAAAACGTGATCGACAGTGACGCGACCTTGATCTTGTACGAAACGAAACTAGGTAGCGGCACGCGATTGACGCGGCGGATTTGCGATCGGCTTGGCAAAGCGTATTTGTTGGTGCGGTTACCGGTTGACCAACCCGCAATGATTGCCAGCTGGCTTGCCAAGCAAAAGCCTGCGACGCTGAACATCGCCGGACCGCGTGAAAGCACGTCCCCCGGCATCTACGAACGTTCGTTTGCTTTTCTGATCGACGTTTTCAATGAACATCCCTGA
- a CDS encoding RluA family pseudouridine synthase, translated as MSDLDILFEDNHLLVINKPAELITMGAETGPTLHIYATEYLRKRYNKPGRAYLGIVSRLDSMTSGVIVMAKTSKAASRLTPQFSGQGKDLASKTYLAVLEGCLDAEYGELVDHVAKNDAARRMEIVPKQRDGAQLARLRYVCLAATPDASLVAVRLLTGRKHQIRLQFAHLGFPVWGDRKYDASNPFESGIALHSWKLEITHPTLRERVGWSAPLPESWQKFGKLIPSRRNLVLDNSMEAKLGTPEQR; from the coding sequence ATGTCCGATCTCGACATCCTTTTCGAAGACAACCACCTGCTGGTCATCAATAAACCAGCCGAACTGATCACGATGGGGGCAGAGACGGGGCCCACGCTGCACATTTACGCCACCGAATACCTTCGCAAACGCTACAACAAGCCGGGCCGAGCGTATTTGGGGATCGTCAGCCGATTGGATTCGATGACCAGCGGCGTGATCGTGATGGCGAAAACCAGCAAGGCAGCATCGCGGTTGACACCCCAGTTTTCAGGTCAAGGCAAGGATCTCGCCTCGAAAACCTACCTCGCCGTACTCGAGGGATGTTTGGACGCCGAGTATGGCGAGCTGGTTGACCATGTTGCCAAGAACGACGCGGCCCGTCGCATGGAAATTGTGCCGAAACAGCGTGATGGGGCGCAGCTCGCTCGGCTGCGATACGTCTGTCTCGCCGCCACGCCCGATGCATCGCTCGTCGCGGTGCGGTTGTTGACCGGACGCAAACATCAAATTCGGCTGCAATTCGCCCATCTCGGTTTCCCTGTTTGGGGCGACCGGAAATACGACGCCAGCAACCCATTCGAATCGGGGATCGCGCTGCATAGCTGGAAACTCGAAATCACCCATCCGACCCTCCGCGAACGAGTCGGCTGGTCCGCGCCGCTTCCCGAATCGTGGCAGAAATTTGGTAAGCTAATTCCATCGCGACGAAATCTTGTATTGGACAATTCGATGGAAGCGAAACTGGGAACGCCCGAACAGCGGTAG
- a CDS encoding ferrous iron transport protein A codes for MTTLDQLQPGQMAKIVRIDGFDGIASRLREMGFVPGQSVQFLRSAPLGDPLKCSVQGSRIAVRCGEARRVYIEPIAEPALVS; via the coding sequence GTGACGACACTTGATCAGCTGCAACCGGGGCAAATGGCCAAAATTGTCCGCATCGACGGATTTGATGGCATTGCATCCCGATTGCGAGAGATGGGATTTGTCCCTGGTCAATCGGTTCAATTCCTTCGCTCCGCGCCGCTGGGCGATCCGTTGAAATGCTCGGTCCAGGGCAGCCGGATTGCTGTTCGTTGTGGCGAAGCTCGTCGTGTCTATATTGAACCGATTGCCGAACCCGCATTGGTATCGTAG
- the feoB gene encoding ferrous iron transport protein B, giving the protein MASSANPTLPSAGTTVAKVTSRVALVGNPNTGKSTLFNALAGMNVRTGNYAGVTIEKKIGRCDLGGSDSSGDRRVIDLVDLPGTYSLAPRSPDELVAVEVLTGDVESESPIDVIVCVVNATVLQRNLFLVSQVLELGKPTIIALNMIDTADARGFVIDVDQLSKNLGVPVVCTSASRRTGIADLKSAIRGELEQADSESVQMSKRDRPLPSEFYEVCDELRSELVSRACTTESLSQRAAAESVLPDQYLIERMLLDRGGEAERRAVRSLGAAVLPAISAAREKLAEKVGDPIDMECSARYSWAARSLQDVVSTKLAKPRNATDWLDAVLTHRVVGLVCFFAMMFLIFQCIYSFSSYPMDAIEYGTGLVSDWVTAIVPPGMLRSLLVDGVIAGVGGVLIFLPQIALLFFFLALLEDCGYMARAAFLVDRVMTLFGLSGKSFLPMMSSFACAVPGVMATRVIENRRDRFATIMVAPLMSCSARLPVYLLLIGAFIPSASYVGGFMSTQALVLMAMYLVGVVVAIPVAWLLKRTLLRGEVAPFVLELPEYKVPSASVLFSRVWEASKAFVVRAGTMIFAASIVIWFAGFWPGDHSRQFEIERELERLESIQVAASESPASELAAEPEIVTESPELDEIAAKIETLEAEHRVLSASLLENSALGHIGHVIAPVVKPLGWDWRIGVGAVASFPAREVIIATLGTIYSLGGDVDEEDEGLMSALRASKWPDGRPVFTVPVALSIMVFFALCAQCVSTLLVIKRETNSWFWPVLSFSYMTVLAYFGAMLTYQVGTRFF; this is encoded by the coding sequence ATGGCGAGTTCCGCCAATCCTACTTTGCCCTCGGCGGGAACGACGGTTGCAAAGGTAACCTCCCGCGTCGCGCTCGTTGGCAATCCCAACACTGGCAAGAGCACCCTGTTCAATGCACTCGCGGGGATGAATGTCCGCACGGGCAACTACGCCGGCGTCACGATTGAAAAGAAAATTGGACGCTGCGATCTAGGCGGCTCCGATTCCAGCGGCGACCGCCGCGTGATCGATCTGGTTGACCTGCCGGGCACGTACAGCTTGGCTCCTCGATCCCCCGACGAATTGGTTGCGGTCGAAGTGTTGACCGGGGATGTCGAATCCGAATCGCCGATCGACGTGATTGTTTGCGTTGTCAACGCGACCGTGCTGCAGCGAAATTTGTTCTTGGTCAGCCAGGTGCTCGAGCTTGGCAAACCGACGATCATCGCATTGAACATGATCGACACGGCCGACGCCCGTGGCTTTGTGATCGACGTCGATCAATTGTCCAAAAACCTTGGCGTTCCGGTCGTTTGCACCAGCGCATCGCGGCGAACTGGCATCGCCGATTTAAAGTCCGCGATCCGCGGAGAACTTGAACAAGCCGACAGCGAATCGGTACAGATGAGCAAGCGTGACCGTCCGCTGCCCAGCGAGTTTTACGAAGTCTGCGATGAATTGCGGAGCGAACTGGTTTCGCGTGCCTGCACCACCGAATCGCTTTCGCAGCGGGCGGCAGCCGAATCGGTTTTGCCGGACCAGTATTTGATCGAGCGGATGCTGTTGGATCGCGGTGGCGAAGCGGAACGACGAGCGGTCCGCAGTCTAGGTGCTGCGGTGTTGCCAGCGATCAGCGCGGCACGAGAAAAATTGGCTGAAAAGGTGGGCGATCCCATCGACATGGAATGCAGCGCTCGCTACTCGTGGGCAGCCCGTAGTCTGCAGGATGTCGTTTCGACCAAACTCGCAAAACCACGAAACGCGACCGATTGGTTAGATGCGGTGTTGACGCATCGCGTGGTCGGACTGGTTTGCTTCTTTGCGATGATGTTCCTGATTTTCCAGTGCATCTATTCGTTTTCGTCCTATCCGATGGATGCGATCGAATATGGCACCGGACTGGTATCGGATTGGGTGACGGCGATCGTGCCGCCAGGAATGCTGCGAAGCTTGTTGGTGGACGGGGTGATCGCAGGCGTCGGTGGCGTTTTGATCTTTCTGCCGCAAATCGCGCTACTGTTCTTTTTCTTGGCACTGCTGGAAGATTGCGGCTACATGGCGCGGGCCGCCTTTTTGGTCGACCGCGTGATGACGTTGTTCGGTTTGAGCGGCAAGTCGTTTTTGCCGATGATGAGTTCGTTTGCGTGTGCGGTGCCGGGCGTGATGGCGACTCGCGTGATCGAAAACCGCCGCGACCGATTTGCCACGATCATGGTCGCGCCGCTGATGAGCTGTAGCGCTCGATTGCCCGTTTATCTGCTGTTGATCGGCGCCTTCATTCCAAGCGCCAGCTACGTCGGCGGATTCATGTCGACTCAGGCGCTCGTGTTGATGGCAATGTATTTGGTCGGCGTTGTGGTGGCGATTCCAGTGGCTTGGTTACTGAAACGAACACTGCTGCGAGGCGAAGTCGCTCCGTTTGTGTTGGAGCTACCTGAGTACAAAGTTCCTTCGGCGAGCGTATTGTTTTCGCGCGTTTGGGAAGCGAGCAAGGCGTTTGTGGTCCGTGCGGGCACGATGATCTTTGCGGCGTCGATCGTGATCTGGTTCGCTGGTTTTTGGCCAGGAGACCATTCGCGACAATTTGAAATCGAACGAGAACTCGAACGGCTCGAATCGATCCAGGTCGCCGCAAGTGAATCGCCGGCAAGTGAATTGGCAGCGGAGCCGGAGATCGTCACCGAATCGCCCGAACTTGACGAGATCGCAGCGAAAATAGAAACGCTCGAAGCCGAGCATCGCGTGTTGAGTGCGTCGCTATTGGAGAACAGTGCGCTCGGACATATCGGTCATGTGATCGCACCGGTGGTCAAGCCGCTCGGATGGGACTGGCGAATTGGAGTCGGCGCGGTCGCCAGTTTCCCGGCACGCGAGGTGATCATCGCGACGCTAGGAACGATCTACAGTCTTGGCGGCGACGTCGACGAAGAGGACGAAGGATTGATGTCGGCACTACGAGCCTCGAAATGGCCCGATGGCCGACCGGTGTTCACGGTGCCGGTGGCGCTTTCGATCATGGTCTTCTTTGCGTTGTGTGCGCAATGTGTCAGCACGCTGTTGGTGATCAAACGAGAAACCAATTCGTGGTTCTGGCCGGTGCTCAGTTTTTCTTACATGACCGTGCTGGCGTATTTTGGTGCCATGTTGACTTATCAAGTCGGCACGCGTTTTTTCTAG